A stretch of the Salarias fasciatus chromosome 3, fSalaFa1.1, whole genome shotgun sequence genome encodes the following:
- the LOC115386208 gene encoding putative uncharacterized protein DDB_G0282133 — MWADATQDAFGLFYNQRLKSDQNGEQTSNNHDCDTNCNRWRCVISVNYRLNSNFRLNSNFRLNPNFRLNSNFRLNSNFRLNPNFRLNSNFRLNSNFRLNPNFRLNSNFRINPNFRLNSNFRLNPNFRLNSNFRLNPNFRLNSNFRINPNFRLNSNFRLNPNFRPNRNFRLNSNFRLNPNFRLNSNFRLNPKFRLNSNFRLNPNFRLNSNFRLNSNFRLSSNFRLNSDFRLNSNFRLNSNFRLNSNFRLNPNVRLNSNFRLNSNFRLNPNVRLNSNFRLNSNFRLNPNFRLNSDFRLNSNFRLNSNFRLNSNFRLNSNFRNNTNSRININSRFNSNFRLNGNLRSNTNSRFIINSSVNINSRFNSYSRININSRLNSNFRLNGNFRSNTNSRFNINSSVNINSRFNISSSVNINSRFNINSSVNTNSRFNSNSRINSNCSINSNSSINGNSRININPWFYSNPRHNSCCSNYNINYSPEHN, encoded by the exons ATGTGGGCTGATGCTACACAGGATGCCTTTGGTCTTTTCTACAACCAGAG ACTCAAGAGCGACCAGAATGGGGAACAGACATCTAATAACCATGATTGTGATACTAATTG CAACCGCTGGAGGTGTGTCATCTCAGTCAACTACAGACTCAACAGCAACTTCAGACTCAACAGCAACTTCAGACTCAACCCCAACTTCAGACTCAACAGCAACTTCAGACTCAACAGCAACTTCAGACTCAACCCCAACTTCAGACTCAACAGCAACTTCAGACTCAACAGCAACTTCAGACTCAACCCCAACTTCAGACTCAACAGCAACTTCAGAATCAACCCCAACTTCAGACTCAACAGCAACTTCAGACTCAACCCCAACTTCAGACTCAACAGCAACTTCAGACTCAACCCCAACTTCAGACTCAACAGCAACTTCAGAATCAACCCCAACTTCAGACTCAACAGCAACTTCAGACTCAACCCCAACTTCAGACCCAACAGGAACTTCAGACTCAACAGCAACTTCAGACTCAACCCCAACTTCAGACTCAACAGCAACTTCAGACTCAACCCCAAATTCAGACTCAACAGCAACTTCAGACTCAACCCCAACTTCAGACTCAACAGCAACTTCAGACTCAACAGCAACTTCAGACTCAGCAGCAACTTCAGACTCAACAGCGACTTCAGACTCAACAGCAACTTCAGACTCAACAGCAACTTCAGACTCAACAGTAACTTCAGACTCAACCCCAATGTCAGACTCAACAGTAACTTCAGACTCAACAGCAACTTCAGACTCAACCCCAACGTCAGACTCAACAGCAACTTCAGACTCAACAGCAACTTCAGACTCAACCCCAACTTCAGACTCAACAGCGACTTCAGACTCAACAGCAACTTCAGACTCAACAGCAACTTCAGACTCAACAGCAACTTCAGACTCAACAGCAACTTCAGGAACAACACCAACTCAAGGATCAACATCAACTCCAGATTCAACAGCAACTTCAGACTCAACGGCAACCTCAGGAGCAACACCAACTCCAGATTCATC ATCAATTCAAGTGTCAACATCAACTCCAGATTCAACAGCTACTCAAGGATCAACATCAACTCCAGACTCAACAGCAACTTCAGACTCAACGGCAACTTCAGGAGCAACACCAACTCCAGATTCAACATCAATTCAAGTGTCAACATCAACTCCAGATTCAACATCAGTTCAAGTGTCAACATCAACTCCAGATTCAACATCAATTCAAGTGTTAACACCAACTCCAGATTCAACAGCAACTCAAGGATCAACAGCAACTGCAGCATTAACAGCAACTCCAGTATCAATGGCAACTCCAGGATTAACATCAACCCCTGGTTTTACAGCAACCCCAGACACAACAGTTGTTGTTCCAACTACAATATCAACTACTCTCCTGAACACAACTGA
- the LOC115385907 gene encoding E3 ubiquitin-protein ligase ZFP91-like: MDSGGKELSAVRVDNTAAVNSSPDWTDASSGRRGSRRRLRTAVTPAVSCASQSGAKRVLRARTVVPDGGNDSQDATRKKSPRCGGGTAGSRSGKAPVTHGKSRCRASLPQTEVKKEESDQEEEEKRTEKEGSPQAVVQSEDAVGDNAQTNRKRNQRDDKAPRQPKRRQKPPVQYVRCEMEGCGTILAHPRYLQHHIKYQHLLKKRYVCDHPSCGRLFRLQKQLLRHAKHHTDQRDYICEYCARAFKSSYNLAVHRMIHTGEKPIQCEICGFTCRQKASLNWHMKKHDVEASYQFPCSICGKKFEKKDSVVAHKAKIHPKVLIAEAMAANGGLVISASVARPVSQESQELQKDSECTLAPLQQVALPFAPQEQFLQSPLQVASQQLAAAPPAHLYSDPPGLTQLSPVSPSEGTQTPGEAVPWDGVMVGQDPRHAGDLLWEGSEERRKENDAIVWEQEGERLIL; encoded by the exons atggactctgGGGGGAAGGAGCTTTCAGCTGTGCGTGTTGACAACACGGCGGCCGTCAACTCATCCCCGGACTGGACTGACGCGTCCagcgggaggagaggaagtCGAAGGCGGTTGAGAACTGCGGTGACCCCCGCTGTCTCCTGCGCCTCCCAGTCTGGCGCTAAACGTGTTTTACGAGCCAGGACAGTTGTACCCGACGGGGGCAATGACTCACAGGACGCCACTCGCAAGAAAAGCCCTCGCTGCGGTGGAGGGACTGCAGGATCACGCAGCGGAAAGGCACCTGTCACGCA TGGAAAGTCGAGGTGTCGCGCGTCATTACCACAAACGGAGGTCAAGAAAGAGGAGTCtgaccaggaggaggaagaaaagcgCACTGAGAAAGAGGGCAGCCCCCAGGCTGTAGTGCAAAGTGAGGATGCAGTGGGTGATAACGcacagacaaacaggaa GCGAAACCAGCGAGATGATAAAGCTCCTCGGCAGCCAAAACGAAG ACAAAAGCCACCGGTTCAGTACGTCCGCTGTGAAATGGAAGGCTGCGGGACGATCCTGGCACACCCACGCTACCTGCAG CATCATATTAAATACCAGCACCTGCTGAAGAAGAGGTACGTGTGTGACCATCCGTCGTGTGGCCGCTTGTTCCgtctgcagaagcagctgctgcgccaTGCTAAACACCACACag ATCAGAGGGATTACATCTGTGAGTACTGCGCCCGCGCGTTCAAGAGCTCGTACAACCTGGCTGTGCACAGGATGATTCACACCGGAGAGAAGCCAATACA GTGTGAGATCTGCGGCTTCACCTGCCGTCAGAAGGCGTCTTTGAACTGGCACATGAAGAAACACGATGTGGAAGCTTCCTACCAGTTCCCTTGCTCGATCTGTGGGAAGAAGTTTGAGAAGAAGGACTCCGTTGTTGCCCACAAGGCAAAGATCCACCCCAAGGTGCTCATAGCTGAAGCCATGGCGGCGAACGGCGGCTTGGTAATAAGCGCTTCGGTCGCCCGGCCGGTCAGCCAGGAGagccaggagctgcagaaagactCGGAATGCACGCTCGCTCCcctgcagcaggtggcgctgcctTTTGCCCCACAGGAGCAGTTCCTCCAATCGCCCTTGCAGGTGGCGAGCCAGCAGCTCGCTGCCGCCCCGCCGGCTCACCTTTACTCCGACCCTCCCGGGCTCACCCAGCTCTCCCCGGTCTCACCCTCAGAGGGCACGCAGACACCCGGGGAGGCCGTGCCGTGGGACGGGGTCATGGTGGGCCAAGATCCTCGGCACGCAGGGGACCTTCTGTGGGAGGGGAgcgaagagaggaggaaggaaaatgACGCCATTGTttgggagcaggagggagagagactgaTCCTCTGA